One genomic window of Carassius auratus strain Wakin chromosome 14, ASM336829v1, whole genome shotgun sequence includes the following:
- the LOC113114349 gene encoding leucine-rich repeat extensin-like protein 5, producing MEQFMDLMDWFMEVISKSPVSPLVPSSPDPPVYPPSLPLPPPPVSFSAPFPLVPPSPEFSVSPLVPPSPEFSVSLLVPPSPESPVSQLVPFSPESPVFPPFLPLPPPPRPACSSAPLPLVQSSPVSPVSLLALSSPDPPVFPPFLPLSSPPRPASSSTSSLLVPVSPAAHPQSAPSGRDGSQQDFQSPALPWLVDSPSPPPASEPWTPPQSFDLAAPPWLLAPPWPGIPPAPPGSLFPPAPPWSVIDHPPPQHFIPLALPHQSIPLALSGSSFPLVLPPSSVTPALQWSSSSTMAPPAVDSIINFHPGWSVEHHLAPPAPGPSLAPPSIHLAPCSLFFCLLPAPRRPPEPPPSLRSYSSRGARTHRSGRGRTVTNGKRHHRFDHHRWDWTRVEEWTAAFELTDDQHNRVATIK from the exons ATGGAGCAATTTATGGACCTTATGGACTGGTTTATGGAGGTAATTTCTAAATcccctgtttctccgctggttccgtccagccctgatcctcctgtatACCCTCCCAGTCTCCCACTCCCACCTCCTCCAGTCAGTttctctgctccatttccgctggttccgcccagccctgaattttcagtttctccgctggttccacccagccctgaattctctgtttctctgctggttccgcccagccctgaatctcctgtgtcacAGCTGGTTCCgttcagccctgaatctcctgtattccctcccttCCTCCCTCTCCCGCCACCTCCTAGACCTGCCTGTTCCTCTGCTCCACTTCCACTGGTTCAGTCCAGCCCCGtatctcctgtttctctgctggctctgtccagccctgatcctcctgtgtttcctcccttcctccctctctcatctcctcctagaccagccagttcctcaacctcatctctgctggtgccagtcagtcccgcagctcaccctcagtccgcgccatctgggcgcgatggttcgcaGCAGGACTTCCAGTCTCCTGCTCTGCCTTGGCTGGTGGATTCCccgtctccgcctccagcctctgagccctggactcctcctcagTCCTTTGACCTAGCGGCTCcaccttggctcttagctccaccgtggcctggcatcccacctgctccaccgggctccctcttccctccggctccaccttggtcagtcatcGACCATCCACCGCCTCAGCACTTCATTCCTCTGGCTTTGCCTCATCAATCCATCCCTCTGGCTCtatcaggctcctccttccctctggttcTGCCTCCATCCTCAGTCACTCCGGCTCTGCAGTGGTCTtcctcctccaccatggctcctcccgccgtcgactccatcATAAATTTCCATCCTGGCTGGTCTGTGGAGCACCAtttggctcctcctgctccgggcccctccctggctcctccctccatccatctaGCTCCTTGCTCCCTCTTCTTCTGCCTCTTGCCTGCCCCACGCCGgcctccagaacccccaccctccctccgctCGTATTCCTCTcgcggtgcgaggacgcaccgttCCGGGAGGGGGCGAACTGTTAC AAATGGCAAAAGACACCACAGATTTGACCACCACAGATGGGACTGGACAAGAGTAGAAGAGTGGACAGCCGCTTTTGAGCTGACCGATGATCAACACAACCGGGTGGCCACCATaaaataa